The proteins below come from a single Nitrospirota bacterium genomic window:
- a CDS encoding NAD(P)/FAD-dependent oxidoreductase translates to MSSARRDRPIKKDVIIIGAGASGLFCATECGKRGRSVLVLDHADRICSKVLISGGGRCNFTNLSVTPEHYLSGNPHFCRSALARFTPQDVLALLRKHGVAYYEKEAGQLFCLRSSREIVNLLQSECSEARVEIRLKHRIMKVHKEDAFLVATDQGAFCSDSLVVATGGLSYHELGASGLGHALARQFGLSVTELKPGLVPFTFTSADQKAFHGLAGISLNASVTCGGRTFAGMLLFTHRGLSGPVVLQASSYWKKGMPLVIDLFPGIDIGGVLLAERRSRMELKTFLGRYFPKRFADTWCEVNSPSKPLIQYSDKDLRRIEELLHRWQIAPHGTEGFARAEVTVGGVDTEGVSSKTMEAKTTKGLFFVGEVLDVNGHLGGYNLHWAWASGHAAGQYA, encoded by the coding sequence ATGTCATCAGCCCGGCGGGACAGGCCCATCAAAAAAGACGTCATCATCATCGGCGCGGGCGCGTCTGGGCTTTTCTGCGCGACTGAGTGCGGCAAGCGCGGCCGGTCCGTTCTCGTGCTCGACCACGCTGACCGCATCTGCTCCAAGGTGCTCATTTCCGGCGGCGGTCGGTGCAATTTCACGAACCTTTCCGTCACGCCGGAGCACTATCTTTCCGGGAACCCCCATTTCTGCCGGTCCGCGCTTGCGCGTTTCACGCCCCAGGACGTGCTCGCGCTGCTGAGGAAGCACGGCGTCGCCTATTACGAAAAGGAGGCGGGCCAGCTGTTCTGTCTCCGGAGCTCCCGGGAGATCGTCAATTTGCTGCAGAGCGAGTGCAGCGAGGCCCGCGTCGAGATCCGGCTGAAGCACCGCATCATGAAGGTCCACAAAGAGGACGCCTTTCTTGTCGCGACGGACCAGGGAGCGTTTTGCTCCGACAGCCTTGTGGTGGCCACGGGAGGGCTTTCCTATCATGAACTCGGCGCGAGTGGCCTCGGCCATGCCCTTGCCCGGCAGTTCGGGCTCTCGGTAACGGAACTGAAGCCGGGTCTCGTGCCGTTCACGTTCACTTCCGCTGATCAAAAAGCCTTTCACGGGCTCGCCGGCATCTCGCTTAATGCATCGGTCACCTGCGGGGGAAGGACGTTCGCGGGCATGCTCCTGTTCACGCACCGCGGCTTGAGCGGGCCTGTTGTGCTCCAGGCCTCGTCCTACTGGAAGAAGGGCATGCCACTCGTGATTGATCTCTTCCCGGGCATCGATATCGGCGGAGTCCTTCTTGCGGAGCGAAGAAGCAGGATGGAGCTCAAGACATTCCTCGGACGATATTTTCCGAAGCGTTTCGCGGATACCTGGTGTGAAGTCAATTCGCCGTCAAAGCCGCTCATCCAGTATTCGGACAAGGACCTTCGCAGGATAGAAGAGCTGCTGCATCGATGGCAGATCGCGCCCCACGGGACCGAGGGCTTCGCACGGGCAGAGGTCACCGTGGGCGGAGTGGATACGGAAGGCGTTTCATCGAAGACCATGGAGGCGAAAACAACGAAGGGATTGTTCTTTGTCGGCGAGGTGCTGGACGTGAACGGTCATCTTGGAGGGTACAATCTGCACTGGGCCTGGGCATCGGGCCATGCGGCAGGACAGTACGCTTAG
- a CDS encoding histone deacetylase: MKKVGFVYDEVFLRHEPPDWHPDSKERLISIIVTLKASGLWNKLTHAKPRRASHDDIARVHAPAYLEKIRTCGAAELDPDTHLSEDSYEAALHAAGAVMEAVDQCRQGEIESAFCAVRPPGHHAEAGQAMGFCIINNVAVGARYAQTRGYEKVFIIDFDAHHGNGTQHIFEEDDSVFYFSTHQHPYYPDTGKDMERGRGRGLGYTYNVPILAGSGNKDFLTVYQDILPGVLQRFSPDIVLVSAGYDIHVNDPHANIRVSHEGIRAIVQSIVRCTKEPVIFTLEGGYDLASLGDSVRITIEEMLKA, from the coding sequence ATGAAAAAGGTCGGCTTTGTTTACGACGAAGTCTTTCTGCGCCACGAGCCGCCGGATTGGCATCCCGACAGCAAGGAGCGCCTGATCAGCATCATCGTCACGCTCAAGGCTTCCGGCCTCTGGAACAAATTGACCCATGCAAAACCGCGCCGCGCCTCCCACGACGACATCGCCCGCGTCCATGCTCCCGCTTATCTGGAGAAGATCAGGACCTGCGGGGCAGCGGAACTGGACCCTGACACCCACCTCTCCGAGGACAGCTACGAGGCGGCCCTGCACGCGGCGGGAGCGGTGATGGAAGCAGTGGACCAATGCCGGCAGGGGGAGATCGAAAGCGCCTTCTGCGCCGTGCGTCCGCCGGGCCACCATGCCGAGGCAGGACAGGCCATGGGTTTCTGCATCATCAACAACGTCGCCGTGGGCGCCCGGTACGCGCAGACGCGTGGCTACGAAAAGGTGTTCATCATCGACTTCGACGCCCATCACGGCAACGGCACCCAGCACATCTTTGAGGAAGACGATTCGGTCTTCTATTTCAGCACCCACCAGCACCCCTACTACCCCGACACGGGGAAGGACATGGAGCGCGGAAGGGGAAGGGGCCTGGGCTACACGTACAACGTGCCGATCCTTGCGGGCTCCGGGAACAAGGACTTCCTTACGGTGTACCAGGACATCCTCCCCGGGGTTCTGCAGCGCTTTTCGCCCGACATCGTGCTCGTGTCCGCCGGGTACGATATCCATGTGAACGACCCCCACGCGAACATCCGGGTATCCCATGAGGGCATCCGAGCCATTGTCCAGAGCATCGTCAGGTGCACGAAGGAGCCCGTCATCTTCACCCTCGAGGGCGGGTATGACCTTGCCTCGCTCGGCGATTCCGTCAGGATCACGATCGAAGAGATGCTGAAGGCATAA
- a CDS encoding shikimate kinase, with product MVKCSSPSRLAKNIILIGMPGSGKSTVGVILAKQLSLDFIDTDVLIQRSQGRSLQEIVDTDGYLALRRIEEEILIKLAVTHHVIATGGSAVYSRAAMDHLKVGGIVVFLDADLKTLESRVKDFGSRGLAKRIDQSFSELFGERRPLYQKYADITIKCSGFTHEEVSTRIVDAVL from the coding sequence ATGGTGAAGTGTTCATCTCCAAGCAGATTGGCAAAGAACATCATCCTCATCGGCATGCCGGGCTCGGGCAAGAGCACCGTCGGTGTGATCCTTGCGAAGCAGCTGTCTCTCGATTTCATCGATACCGACGTGCTGATCCAGCGATCTCAAGGACGGTCGCTCCAGGAGATCGTGGATACGGACGGTTACCTTGCCCTGCGCAGAATCGAGGAAGAGATTTTAATCAAGCTCGCGGTCACGCATCACGTCATTGCAACAGGCGGGAGTGCGGTCTACAGTCGGGCTGCGATGGACCACTTGAAGGTCGGGGGGATTGTTGTATTCCTTGATGCAGATCTTAAAACCTTGGAATCGCGGGTTAAGGACTTCGGTTCGCGGGGCCTCGCCAAGAGGATTGATCAGTCGTTCTCTGAGTTGTTTGGCGAGCGGCGTCCCCTGTATCAGAAGTATGCGGACATTACGATCAAGTGCAGCGGCTTCACGCACGAAGAGGTGTCAACCCGGATCGTTGATGCCGTTCTTTAA
- a CDS encoding MFS transporter, with protein MEHRTASPRLVFSLPVIVAALGYFVDIYDLVLFSIVRVPSLKSLGLSGQELIDSGVFLLNMQMAGMLIGGIIWGILGDRKGRLKIMFGSIFLYSLANMANGMAHSLPVYAGLRFVAGIGLAGELGAGITLVSEVLHKSVRGYGTMLVASVGVSGAILANLIANAYDWRAAFIIGGVLGLLLLITRISVAESGMFRAMDEKQMAERGNFFALFTDRGRFRRYLSSILIGIPIWFVVGILITFSPEFAKVLGTSGPISAGNAVMFCYLGLVFGDLSSGLLSQALRSRKKVVLLYMVLTIAGIGLYFLQGAQSPGFFYGVCLLLGFASGYWAIFVTVAAEQFGTNLRATVATTVPNFVRGMVVPITLLFQYFRQHLGLQGGALAVGAICVVAGFFALASLEETFHKDLDYYEEFM; from the coding sequence GTGGAACATCGTACCGCCAGCCCCCGTCTCGTTTTCTCCCTTCCCGTCATCGTAGCAGCCCTCGGCTACTTCGTCGATATTTATGATCTCGTGCTCTTCAGCATCGTCCGCGTGCCAAGCCTCAAGTCCCTCGGTCTTTCCGGCCAGGAGCTGATCGACTCGGGTGTGTTCCTCTTGAATATGCAGATGGCCGGCATGCTGATTGGCGGGATCATCTGGGGCATCCTGGGAGACCGCAAGGGCCGGCTCAAGATCATGTTCGGCTCCATCTTCCTCTACTCCCTCGCGAACATGGCGAACGGCATGGCCCACTCCCTCCCGGTCTATGCCGGCCTCCGCTTCGTCGCCGGGATCGGCCTGGCGGGCGAGCTCGGCGCAGGCATCACGCTCGTGTCCGAGGTCCTGCACAAAAGCGTCCGGGGCTACGGCACCATGCTGGTGGCTTCCGTGGGCGTGTCAGGCGCCATCCTCGCGAACCTCATCGCCAACGCCTATGACTGGCGCGCGGCCTTCATCATCGGCGGCGTGCTCGGCCTGCTGCTCCTCATTACCCGGATCAGCGTGGCTGAATCGGGCATGTTCCGGGCCATGGACGAGAAGCAGATGGCCGAACGGGGCAATTTTTTCGCTCTTTTTACCGATCGCGGCCGGTTCCGGCGCTACCTCAGCTCCATCCTGATCGGCATCCCGATCTGGTTCGTCGTCGGCATCCTGATCACGTTCTCTCCCGAGTTCGCCAAGGTCCTCGGCACGAGTGGCCCGATCTCTGCCGGGAACGCGGTCATGTTCTGCTATTTGGGCCTTGTCTTCGGCGATCTCTCGAGCGGGCTTCTGAGCCAGGCTCTGAGGAGCAGAAAAAAGGTCGTCCTTCTCTACATGGTACTGACGATCGCCGGGATCGGCCTCTACTTCCTGCAGGGAGCCCAAAGCCCTGGCTTTTTCTACGGCGTCTGCCTCCTGCTCGGCTTCGCTTCCGGCTACTGGGCGATCTTCGTGACCGTTGCCGCTGAGCAGTTCGGAACGAACCTGCGCGCGACCGTGGCAACGACGGTCCCCAACTTCGTGCGCGGCATGGTCGTGCCCATCACGCTCCTGTTCCAGTATTTCCGCCAGCACCTCGGCCTCCAGGGCGGAGCGCTTGCGGTCGGCGCGATCTGCGTCGTGGCGGGATTCTTCGCCCTTGCTTCGCTTGAAGAGACGTTCCACAAGGACCTGGACTATTATGAAGAGTTTATGTAA